A region from the Musa acuminata AAA Group cultivar baxijiao chromosome BXJ1-10, Cavendish_Baxijiao_AAA, whole genome shotgun sequence genome encodes:
- the LOC135584697 gene encoding uncharacterized protein LOC135584697 isoform X1: MSRFGLTTVRGDLNFRSHKMSSGAVGSITSEDVHKFKQGPDHLLVLVHGIGASSSDWTYSKAVLKKRLGSNFLIYASSCNSYIKTLDGIDRAGKRLADEVLSVIHKTGSLKKISFTAHSLGGLIARYTIAVLYSSDTLQKDLNDGYKTGNPENLERSSKLGSIGGLEPINFITLGTPHLGFIGKRQFPLLLGSPILEKLVPPVAAIFVGRTGSQLFLTDDEPNSPPLLLRMTSDSEDLKFISSLAAFRIRILYANVSYDHLVGWRTSSIRREYELAKPSRESVDGYMHVVNVEYCSPVLSEGPPRFPSEAATAKAAAQTVSNTQKTAEYYGSMEEEMIRSLQRVGWRKVDVSFHAATWPFFAHNNLHVKREWLNGAGAGVIAHVADSLKQQELSRTLIAANL; encoded by the exons ATGTCTCGATTCG GACTGACCACAGTAAGGGGTGACCTAAACTTTAGATCGCATAAGATGAGCAGCGGTGCCGTAGGTAGTATAACATCTGAGGACGTTCACAAGTTCAAACAAGGACCTGATCATCTCCTCGTCCTAGTTCATGGCATCGGGGCTag CTCTAGTGACTGGACATACTCAAAGGCAGTGTTAAAAAAGCGTTTAGGAAGCAATTTTTTAATTTATG CAAGTTCGTGCAACAGTTATATAAAAACATTAGATGGAATTGACAGAGCTGGAAAGCGACTCGCAGATGAG GTCTTGAGTGTGATTCATAAGACAGGAAGCTTGAAAAAGATCTCTTTCACAGCACACTCCTTAGGTGGTCTAATTGCAAGATACACAATTGCTGTTCTTTATTCTTCAGATACCTTGCAGAAGGATCTGAATGATGGTTATAAAACTGGAAATCCAGAAAATTTAGAACGTTCATCAAAACTAGGCAGTATTGGTGGATTGGAACCAATAAATTTTATTACCTTGGGAACTCCACATCTCGGGTTTATAGGGAAAAGGCAG TTTCCGCTTCTTCTGGGATCACCCATTCTCGAAAAGCTTGTTCCACCAGTGGCCGCCATATTTGTTGGCCGAACTGGTAGTCAGCTGTTTCTTACAGATGATGAACCTAACAGTCCACCCCTCCTTTTAAGGATGACATCTGATTCTGAAGATTTGAAATTTAT ATCTTCTCTGGCTGCATTTAGGATTCGTATTCTTTATGCCAATGTTTCGTATGATC ATTTGGTCGGCTGGCGAACATCTTCAATCAGGAGAGAGTACGAGCTTGCTAAG CCCTCTCGCGAGTCTGTGGATGGCTACATGCATGTTGTGAATGTGGAATACTGCTCCCCTGTCTTATCCGAAGGCCCTCCTCGTTTTCCTTCAGAAGCAGCAACGGCAAAGGCAGCTGCCCAAACTGTCTCAAACACACAGAAAACAGCAGAATACTACGGATCGATGGAAG AGGAGATGATACGCAGCTTACAAAGGGTCGGATGGAGGAAAGTTGACGTCAGTTTCCATGCAGCAACTTGGCCCTTCTTCGCCCACAACAACCTCCAC GTGAAGAGGGAGTGGCTAAACGGTGCTGGTGCCGGCGTCATAGCTCACGTTGCAGACAGCCTCAAGCAACAAGAGTTGTCTCGCACGCTTATTGCCGCAAATCTGTAG
- the LOC135584697 gene encoding lipid droplet phospholipase 1-like isoform X2, with amino-acid sequence MSSGAVGSITSEDVHKFKQGPDHLLVLVHGIGASSSDWTYSKAVLKKRLGSNFLIYASSCNSYIKTLDGIDRAGKRLADEVLSVIHKTGSLKKISFTAHSLGGLIARYTIAVLYSSDTLQKDLNDGYKTGNPENLERSSKLGSIGGLEPINFITLGTPHLGFIGKRQFPLLLGSPILEKLVPPVAAIFVGRTGSQLFLTDDEPNSPPLLLRMTSDSEDLKFISSLAAFRIRILYANVSYDHLVGWRTSSIRREYELAKPSRESVDGYMHVVNVEYCSPVLSEGPPRFPSEAATAKAAAQTVSNTQKTAEYYGSMEEEMIRSLQRVGWRKVDVSFHAATWPFFAHNNLHVKREWLNGAGAGVIAHVADSLKQQELSRTLIAANL; translated from the exons ATGAGCAGCGGTGCCGTAGGTAGTATAACATCTGAGGACGTTCACAAGTTCAAACAAGGACCTGATCATCTCCTCGTCCTAGTTCATGGCATCGGGGCTag CTCTAGTGACTGGACATACTCAAAGGCAGTGTTAAAAAAGCGTTTAGGAAGCAATTTTTTAATTTATG CAAGTTCGTGCAACAGTTATATAAAAACATTAGATGGAATTGACAGAGCTGGAAAGCGACTCGCAGATGAG GTCTTGAGTGTGATTCATAAGACAGGAAGCTTGAAAAAGATCTCTTTCACAGCACACTCCTTAGGTGGTCTAATTGCAAGATACACAATTGCTGTTCTTTATTCTTCAGATACCTTGCAGAAGGATCTGAATGATGGTTATAAAACTGGAAATCCAGAAAATTTAGAACGTTCATCAAAACTAGGCAGTATTGGTGGATTGGAACCAATAAATTTTATTACCTTGGGAACTCCACATCTCGGGTTTATAGGGAAAAGGCAG TTTCCGCTTCTTCTGGGATCACCCATTCTCGAAAAGCTTGTTCCACCAGTGGCCGCCATATTTGTTGGCCGAACTGGTAGTCAGCTGTTTCTTACAGATGATGAACCTAACAGTCCACCCCTCCTTTTAAGGATGACATCTGATTCTGAAGATTTGAAATTTAT ATCTTCTCTGGCTGCATTTAGGATTCGTATTCTTTATGCCAATGTTTCGTATGATC ATTTGGTCGGCTGGCGAACATCTTCAATCAGGAGAGAGTACGAGCTTGCTAAG CCCTCTCGCGAGTCTGTGGATGGCTACATGCATGTTGTGAATGTGGAATACTGCTCCCCTGTCTTATCCGAAGGCCCTCCTCGTTTTCCTTCAGAAGCAGCAACGGCAAAGGCAGCTGCCCAAACTGTCTCAAACACACAGAAAACAGCAGAATACTACGGATCGATGGAAG AGGAGATGATACGCAGCTTACAAAGGGTCGGATGGAGGAAAGTTGACGTCAGTTTCCATGCAGCAACTTGGCCCTTCTTCGCCCACAACAACCTCCAC GTGAAGAGGGAGTGGCTAAACGGTGCTGGTGCCGGCGTCATAGCTCACGTTGCAGACAGCCTCAAGCAACAAGAGTTGTCTCGCACGCTTATTGCCGCAAATCTGTAG
- the LOC135596031 gene encoding polyadenylate-binding protein-interacting protein 9-like isoform X2, with amino-acid sequence MAAVAEKAIGADNQVIHRQSPAAETEREYQRDVKNLVDLLSKLNPSAKEFFPSSYAAPGGGAGGHRVSDGRMSADAPIFVSLNDFYHNHLLMTNNGTSKDSSSDGSSNNQPNPRRRNGYNQGRRRTNYRLRGAEREDSIRRTVYVSDIDQLVTEEKLAEVFANCGPVVDCRICGDPHSVLRFAFIEFSDEDGARAALNLGGTMLGYYPLRVLPSKTAILPVNPKFLPRSEDEKEMVVRTVYCTNIDKKVTQTDVKVFFERFCGEVSRLRLLGDNVHSTCIAFVEFVQAESAIMALNCSGTILGALHLRVSPSKTPVRPRIQRAASN; translated from the exons ATGGCTGCGGTGGCTGAGAAGGCGATCGGGGCGGACAATCAGGTCATCCACCGCCAGTCACCGGCGGCGGAGACGGAGAGGGAGTACCAGAGGGATGTGAAGAATCTGGTAGATTTGCTCTCCAAATTGAATCCGTCCGCCAAggagttcttcccttcttcttatgCTGCCCCCGGCGGTGGCGCCGGTGGCCACCGGGTTTCAGACGGCCGGATGTCGGCCGATGCGCCCATCTTCGTGTCGTTGAATGATTTCTATCACAATCATCTACTGATGACTAACAATGGTACTAGTAAGGATTCCAGCAGCGATGGATCATCGAATAATCAGCCCAATCCCAGA AGAAGAAATGGTTATAAccaggggaggaggaggacgaattATAGACTTCGAGGAGCTGAGAGGGAGGATAGCATTAGGCGAACTGTATATGTGTCTGACATCGATCAGCTT GTAACTGAAGAAAAGCTTGCTGAAGTATTTGCGAATTGTGGGCCA GTAGTAGATTGCCGAATTTGTGGTGATCCCCATTCAGTCCTACGATTTGCATTCATAGAGTTCTCTGACGAGG ATGGTGCGAGGGCAGCATTAAATCTTGGTGGGACAATGCTAGGTTATTATCCTCTCAGAGTCCTACCTTCAAAAACTGCAATTCTGCCAGTGAATCCAAAATTTCTTCCTAGG TCTGAAGATGAAAAGGAAATGGTTGTAAGGACAGTTTATTGTACAAATATTGATAAGAAG GTTACTCAAACAGATGTCAAAGTTTTCTTTGAACGATTTTGTGGTGAG GTTTCTCGTTTGAGGCTGCTTGGTGATAATGTGCACTCAACATGTATTGCATTTGTAGAGTTTGTTCAG GCTGAAAGTGCAATCATGGCTTTGAATTGTAGTGGCACAATTTTGGGAGCCCTAC ATCTCAGGGTGAGTCCTTCAAAGACACCAGTGAGGCCACGCATACAACGAGCTGCTTCAAACTGA
- the LOC135596031 gene encoding polyadenylate-binding protein-interacting protein 9-like isoform X1, which produces MAAVAEKAIGADNQVIHRQSPAAETEREYQRDVKNLVDLLSKLNPSAKEFFPSSYAAPGGGAGGHRVSDGRMSADAPIFVSLNDFYHNHLLMTNNGTSKDSSSDGSSNNQPNPRVVASIPYSTFNCRRNGYNQGRRRTNYRLRGAEREDSIRRTVYVSDIDQLVTEEKLAEVFANCGPVVDCRICGDPHSVLRFAFIEFSDEDGARAALNLGGTMLGYYPLRVLPSKTAILPVNPKFLPRSEDEKEMVVRTVYCTNIDKKVTQTDVKVFFERFCGEVSRLRLLGDNVHSTCIAFVEFVQAESAIMALNCSGTILGALHLRVSPSKTPVRPRIQRAASN; this is translated from the exons ATGGCTGCGGTGGCTGAGAAGGCGATCGGGGCGGACAATCAGGTCATCCACCGCCAGTCACCGGCGGCGGAGACGGAGAGGGAGTACCAGAGGGATGTGAAGAATCTGGTAGATTTGCTCTCCAAATTGAATCCGTCCGCCAAggagttcttcccttcttcttatgCTGCCCCCGGCGGTGGCGCCGGTGGCCACCGGGTTTCAGACGGCCGGATGTCGGCCGATGCGCCCATCTTCGTGTCGTTGAATGATTTCTATCACAATCATCTACTGATGACTAACAATGGTACTAGTAAGGATTCCAGCAGCGATGGATCATCGAATAATCAGCCCAATCCCAGAGTAGTTGCATCGATTCCTTACTCGACTTTCAACTGC AGAAGAAATGGTTATAAccaggggaggaggaggacgaattATAGACTTCGAGGAGCTGAGAGGGAGGATAGCATTAGGCGAACTGTATATGTGTCTGACATCGATCAGCTT GTAACTGAAGAAAAGCTTGCTGAAGTATTTGCGAATTGTGGGCCA GTAGTAGATTGCCGAATTTGTGGTGATCCCCATTCAGTCCTACGATTTGCATTCATAGAGTTCTCTGACGAGG ATGGTGCGAGGGCAGCATTAAATCTTGGTGGGACAATGCTAGGTTATTATCCTCTCAGAGTCCTACCTTCAAAAACTGCAATTCTGCCAGTGAATCCAAAATTTCTTCCTAGG TCTGAAGATGAAAAGGAAATGGTTGTAAGGACAGTTTATTGTACAAATATTGATAAGAAG GTTACTCAAACAGATGTCAAAGTTTTCTTTGAACGATTTTGTGGTGAG GTTTCTCGTTTGAGGCTGCTTGGTGATAATGTGCACTCAACATGTATTGCATTTGTAGAGTTTGTTCAG GCTGAAAGTGCAATCATGGCTTTGAATTGTAGTGGCACAATTTTGGGAGCCCTAC ATCTCAGGGTGAGTCCTTCAAAGACACCAGTGAGGCCACGCATACAACGAGCTGCTTCAAACTGA
- the LOC135596033 gene encoding E3 ubiquitin-protein ligase GW2-like: MGNKMGRRRQVVDEKYTRPQGLYVLKDIDHKKLRKLILESKLAPCYPGLEDYSFTLEECPICFLYYPSLNRSRCCMKGICTECFLQMKPPHSTRPTQCPFCKTSNYAVEYRGAKTKEEKGMEQVEEQKVIEAQIRIRQKEIQDEEERMNKRQSISSSSRIMTPTDVRYHDTYDTSISVPPLKCTRQSIDFGSSQASCSAPATTRFSQLRQNRDDNFDLDLEDIMVMEAIWLSIQEQGSQGNPGCGGSSLPGPSTSGEWYNLHRTAPAKLSSSGGLACAAAALAERQHMNGDAAATNAAAVLRDGGSELPREEFGECSTDQWSEVAEAGTSYAGSDGMVEAGAAAISLSEGTNMASGLSVPESFDEQMMLAMAVSLAEAQARTSSHGVSWQ, from the exons ATGGGGAATAAGATGGGAAGGAGGCGGCAGGTGGTGGATGAGAAGTATACGCGGCCGCAGGGTCTGTACGTGCTTAAGGACATTGATCACAAGAAGCTGAGGAAGCTCATTCTCGAGTCCAAGCTGGCGCCTTGCTATCCAGGCCTCGAGGACTACTCTTTCACTCTCGAAGAGTGTCCCATCTGCTTCCTG TATTATCCGAGCCTTAACCGGTCAAGGTGTTGCATGAAGGGCATCTGCACAG AGTGTTTTCTTCAGATGAAACCACCACATTCAACTCGCCCGACACA GTGCCCCTTCTGTAAAACTTCAAACTATGCCGTGGAATACCGTGGTGCAAAGACAAAAGAGGAGAAGGGCATGGAACAAGTT GAGGAGCAGAAGGTTATAGAAGCCCAGATAAGGATTCGGCAGAAAGAAATAcaggatgaagaagaaaggatgaacaAGAGACAAAGTATAAGTTCATCCAGCAGAATAATGACTCCAACAGATGTGAGATATCATGATACATACGATACCTCTATCTCAG TGCCACCTTTGAAATGCACAAGACAATCAATTGACTTTGGTTCATCTCAAGCCTCATGCTCTGCACCCGCAACCACAAGGTTTTCACAATTGAGACAGAATAG GGATGATAATTTTGACCTAGATCTTGAAGACATAATGGTCATGGAAGCAATCTGGCTCTCGATTCAG GAGCAGGGATCTCAAGGCAATCCAGGTTGTGGTGGCAGCTCTTTGCCTGGACCATCAACCTCCGGCGAATGGTACAATCTCCATAGAACAGCTCCTGCGAAATTATCTTCTTCCGGTGGGCTGGCTTGTGCAGCTGCAGCCTTAGCCGAGCGTCAACATATGAATGGTGATGCTGCTGCTACTAATGCTGCCGCCGTTTTACGAGACGGCGGGAGCGAACTGCCGAGGGAGGAGTTTGGGGAGTGTTCGACGGACCAGTGGTCAGAGGTGGCCGAAGCAGGAACCAGCTATGCAGGCTCCGATGGGATGGTGGAAGCAGGGGCAGCAGCGATATCACTCTCGGAAGGTACGAACATGGCTTCAGGACTTTCTGTTCCGGAGAGCTTCGATGAACAGATGATGCTGGCCATGGCTGTTTCACTAGCAGAGGCTCAAGCGAGGACGAGTAGCCATGGAGTCAGCTGGCAGTAA